The Cronobacter sakazakii genome has a window encoding:
- the nsrR gene encoding nitric oxide-sensing transcriptional repressor NsrR, with product MQLTSFTDFGLRALIYMASLPEGRMTSISEVTEVYGVSRNHMVKIINQLSRAGYVTAVRGKNGGIRLGKPAATIRIGDVVRELEPLSIVNCSSAFCHITPACRLKQVLGDAVARFLQELDNYTLADLVQENQPLYKLLLVE from the coding sequence GTGCAGTTAACGAGTTTTACCGATTTCGGGCTACGGGCTTTGATCTATATGGCGTCCTTGCCGGAAGGCCGCATGACCAGCATTTCTGAAGTCACTGAGGTGTACGGCGTCTCCCGCAATCATATGGTCAAAATAATCAACCAACTTAGTCGTGCGGGCTATGTGACCGCCGTGAGGGGTAAAAACGGCGGGATCCGCCTTGGCAAACCAGCCGCAACCATCCGTATTGGTGATGTCGTGCGTGAGCTGGAGCCCCTGTCTATAGTGAACTGCAGTAGCGCGTTCTGTCACATCACCCCCGCGTGTCGCCTGAAACAGGTGCTGGGCGACGCGGTGGCGCGCTTTCTTCAGGAACTGGATAACTACACGCTGGCCGATTTAGTGCAGGAAAACCAGCCGCTTTACAAATTACTGCTGGTGGAATGA